In Methanobrevibacter oralis, the genomic stretch GGAAATACAATGCCCAAAGCACACAAAAAGAAATTCAGAACATTAGAAGGAATATTCAATCAAATAATGCACCAAAAAGATGGCTGGATCGAAAAACGAAAACAAGAGCTAACAAATTGACAGTCCCGCAATGCACAAAAACTAAAAGTATATTAATAACTTAAAATTAAAATTATAATATTATCATATCACTGATGGTAATTTAGTAAATTATTTTCACATATCTATGTTACTAGTATTTATGGGCTTTTTAATACTAGGTAGCTGATAGCATAGATTTTAATTTATACCCAGTATAATCGATTAGAGGTAATATAAATGCAAAGATCAAGAGGATTTAAAAGTAGATCAAGAAAAAAATTAACTAAAATACAAAGAGCAGGTAGGACAAATCCTATTACAAATAAACTCCAAAAATTCGAAATAAATGATTTAGTTCACATTACTATTAACCCAAGTATACAAAAAGGACAACCACATCCTAGATTCCACGGAAAAACTGGTAAAATTACTGATAAAAAAGGAAAAGCATATATTGTGGAATTAAATGATGGTAACAAAGCAAAAGAATTAATCATTAGACCTGATCACTTAAAATTACAAAACTGAGTTCTATGATTGGTAAAAATATAATCGAAACCGAGCCAATAACTGGCGCTGAAGTCAAAGAAGTTCTTGAAGAATATTCTGAAGATAATGAATTAAATTATGAACAAAATATTACTTTAAACTATCTTTCCAGATTCAAAAGATATTCCCTTGAAGATAGTGAAAAGCTTATTGAAGAACTTCAAGACAAAGTTAACATAAAACAAAAAGTTGCTGTTCGTATTGTTGATTTGATTCCAAAAGATTTATCTGATTTACGATTAATTTTTAATAAAGAAATTCACCAACCAACTACAGATGAAATGGAACAAATTCTTGAAATTTTAGAACAATATGAAGCTCAAGAATAGTTATAAACTATTCTACCTTATTCTTTTTTAAAAAAAATTAATTTAATTCTATAAGTTATTTATTTACTACTTTTTTAGTTATGTTTATTACACTTAAAAAATAAAACTATTAGCAAGTTTATATCTATTAAGTTATAATCAAAAAAAAACAATAGCGAAGTGATAACATGGATAATAAAAATAACAATGAAAAAATGATAACAGCAAAAAGAGAAGAAAATGCTGTTGTACTTGATTATCTAAGTCGAGGATATGTCACCTCAGACATGTCTAAATTTAATGGCAAAGCTATTGCTCAAGCTATTGGTACTGAAAGATTTACTTTACTCGAATTAGCTCCTAAAAAAGGAGTTGATTTAGAAATCCAAGACACAGTATATATTGGAAAGGGAAAAAGAGATAAAATTTATAGAGTTCTTGGAAAACTTGATTATGAAAACTTAACTGCAACAAGTAGAGTAGAACTTGAATATGCTATTAGAGATATTATTGAAAAAAATGAAGATCGCTATGTTGAATTTTTCAATACTGCCGGAGCACTCAGTACACGACTTCACAAATTAGAATTACTTCCAGGAATTGGTAAAAAATACATGTGGGAAATTATTGAAGCTAGAAAAGAAAAACCCTTTGAAAGTTTTGAAGATATTACTGAAAGAGTACCAACATTAACCGATCCTGTTGGAATGATTGTAAATAGAGTTCAACAAGAACTAGATACAAGTACTATTAAAAAAGGTAAAAAAAAATATTACATATTTACACAAATACCAAAAGCTAATAAAAATCAAAGAAAACCAAGAAAAAAGTGATAAATTGAATGATGGTAACTCTCAATCTTTATCTAAAACAACCAAAAATATTTTAAACCAACATGGTATAAAATTAAATAAAAATCTTGGTCAAAACTATCTGATTGATAAAAATAAAAGAGATCAAATTATTGATTTTGGAAATATTTGTAAAAGTGATGTCATATTAGAAGTTGGTAGTGGAATTGGTACTTTAACACTTGAATTATCTAAAAGAGCAAAAGAAGTAATAGCTATTGAACAAGACCCTAGTATATGTAATATATTGTCAAAACGACTTAGAGATAATAAAATTGATAATGTAAAGTTAATTAATGATGATGCATTAAATGTTGATTTTCCAAAATTTAATAAAATCATCTCTAATTTGCCTTATC encodes the following:
- a CDS encoding 50S ribosomal protein L21e — protein: MQRSRGFKSRSRKKLTKIQRAGRTNPITNKLQKFEINDLVHITINPSIQKGQPHPRFHGKTGKITDKKGKAYIVELNDGNKAKELIIRPDHLKLQN
- a CDS encoding DUF655 domain-containing protein — translated: MDNKNNNEKMITAKREENAVVLDYLSRGYVTSDMSKFNGKAIAQAIGTERFTLLELAPKKGVDLEIQDTVYIGKGKRDKIYRVLGKLDYENLTATSRVELEYAIRDIIEKNEDRYVEFFNTAGALSTRLHKLELLPGIGKKYMWEIIEARKEKPFESFEDITERVPTLTDPVGMIVNRVQQELDTSTIKKGKKKYYIFTQIPKANKNQRKPRKK
- a CDS encoding RNA polymerase Rpb4 family protein; amino-acid sequence: MIGKNIIETEPITGAEVKEVLEEYSEDNELNYEQNITLNYLSRFKRYSLEDSEKLIEELQDKVNIKQKVAVRIVDLIPKDLSDLRLIFNKEIHQPTTDEMEQILEILEQYEAQE